The sequence below is a genomic window from Thermococcus sp. Bubb.Bath.
TACGTAGCCGCAGGCGTTTCCGATACTGTACTTACCATCGCTGCTGGAGTGCCAGGCTGGGACTTGGACTATCTTGATCCCATCAACCTCGGTCGGACCATAGTTCATTCCGATAGTTGTTATACCAGGGTTGTTCTCGACGAGGTAATTGGCTATGTCGTACATGGCGACTATCTTGGCACCAGTTCTTTTGGCTATCCCTACGGCGTCACCAATGTGG
It includes:
- a CDS encoding MBL fold metallo-hydrolase encodes the protein MVKVRFLGHAAFEIVGSKRILIDPFLTGNPAAAAKPEELEADLILITHAHGDHIGDAVGIAKRTGAKIVAMYDIANYLVENNPGITTIGMNYGPTEVDGIKIVQVPAWHSSSDGKYSIGNACGYV